TTTATTTTTATTATTAGAAACTATATATCTTATGTATATTAGATAATTATAATATAGAGAATAATATTTATTATAATGTATATTATTACTAATAACTGTGGTGTTATATTATTAATTAAGTTTTGAAGAAATAAAAGTTTTATTTTTTTTTAAAACTAAATACAAAATATATAAATTGATTGATTAATATTTAATAAAATTTAATTAGTTTTTATAAATATATTTTTAATAAATTATATTAGCGAATAAATTACATTTATTTATAGAATTTGCATTATTTTAAGCATACGAAAATATATAATTTATTGTTGTGTAGAATGCTATGTATACTATATATATAGTGATATATCGTGTTATTTTATATGTCATTCAACCATTAATTTGGATAAGTTTGCTATGGTATTGCATAAGATTTCCGTATTATCGTAAAAATTGGTTGGAGCGTTATGGATTTTTAAATAAGAAGCGTGTTAAACCTAATGGGATTATATTGCATGCTGTGTCTCTAGGAGAGACTCTAGCGGCTGTTCCTTTAGTAAAGATTTTACAAAAACATTACCCAGGAGTTAATATTACATTAACAGCAATGACTCCCACTGGAATAGAATTAGCTAAATCTATTTTTAAAAAAAATGTTATTTGCAGTTATTTACCGTATGATTTGCCTGGTTCTGTAAATCGATTTGTTTCTCGAGTTCAACCCAAATTAGTTATTGTTATGGAAACAGAATTGTGGCCGAATTTAATCAATATATTATATAAACGCGATATTCCTTTTATTATCGTTAATGCACGATTATCTTGTCGTTCTTTTAAAAGGTACAAAAAATGTGGTTATTTTATTTCATTGCTTATGAAACGTGTGACTTTAGTAGCTGCTCAAAATATAGAAAATGCTTCTCGATTTTTACAACTCGGTATGAAAAAGGATAGATTATTCATTACTGGTAATTTAAAGTTTGATATAGAAATATCGTATGATTTATTAAAGAAAATTTCGGTTTTAAAAAAAACTTGGGTTAAAACTCGTCGAGTATGGATAGCTGGCAGCACACATTCTGGGGAAGAAATTGTATTATTGCAAGCACATAAAATTCTTTTAAAGAGCTTTCCAGATTTATTATTGATTATTGCACCTAGACATCTGGAGCGTACCTTTAGTGTTAAAAGTATTACTGAATGTGCTGGTTTTTCTTATATTATGAGTAGTGATAAGATAGATCCATCAGCAGAAATTCAAGTGGTAATTAATGATGTTGTTGGTGAATTAATGTTATTGTATGGAATATCAGATATAGCATTTGTTGGCGGTAGCTTAGTACGGCATGGTGGGCATAATCCATTAGAACCAGCAGCGCATTCTATTCCTGTAATTATGGGTCCATATACTTTTAATTTTTATGATATTTGTATGAAATTACATGAATCGAATGGATTGATTACTATTTTTGACGATAAGTCTTTAGCAAGTGTCATTACTCAGTTATTAATTGATGGTCAGGCTCGTAGAAATTATGGAGATAGAGCATTTAAAGTATTAAAATGTAATCAAGGTGTTCTAAAAAATTTATTATATCTATTGAATCGTTATCTATTAGTTTAAATGTAATGTTATGTTAATGATATTAGTTGATTGATTTCGATAATATGTTTTTGTTATTTTTAATAGCTTAAATAAAATTAACGAATTTATTATATAAAATAGTTATTTTTTTAAATTTTACATATAAATTAATTGTGATATCAGATGAGTTATATAATGAACATTAAAATACACTGCTGTTATACAGCAGTTCAATACAAATAAGTATTATTTGTGATATATAATGTTAAACAGATATATATTGATATATCCTTTTCAGGATTTATATAATAAAGTATTATTAAGTTATATATTAAATAGTGTTGTGAAAAATTAATTTTTTATATATAGGTATTTATTTTTTATTGTCGCTATATAATATAGCGAACCTTGATATCAGTAATTATAGATAATTTTAGAATGTGTGCAGAGGGTATAAACATTATAATTTTGTAGGATTATAAGAGAATACTATATTGCGCAAATAATTTATTTATATGTTAGTTTATAAATTGAATTATGAATGTAATTTCGTTTATAAATCAAATATACTCTATAGTATAGAGATATCGTATTATGATCCTTAAAGCTATATATCCAGGAACTTTTGATCCGTTGACTTATGGTCATTTAGATATTATTACTAGAGCACGTAAAATTTTTAGCAAAATATTTTTAGCTGTGGCTGAAAATCCGCAGAAAAGACCTTTGTTTAGTTTGAAAGATCGTGTGATGCTTGCAGAAAAAGCTACATCTATATTTTCAAACGTTGTAGTATTTGGTTTTAATGATTTAACTATTAATATCATGCGCGAAAGACAAATAAAATTTATAATTCGTGGATTAAGAACAGTCGCTGATTTTGAGTATGAAAGACAATTAGTAAGTATTAATAATCATTTAAATAGTGAAATAGAAACTGTATTTATGATGTCTACAGGTATATGGGGAGGGTTATCTTCTAAATTGATAAAAGAAATAGCTCAGTGTGGAGGTGAGCTAAAAAATTTTATACCTGAAGTTATTTTGGAAAAAGTCTTAGAGAGACTAAAAAATGCACCTATTCATGCAGGTTAAGTTATTGTTTATGCAATGATTTTTTATCCAAGTTCTAATTTATTTGGATGTTTTTCGTTCCACATATAGAATATGTTTTCTTAAAATAGGGTCAAATTTTTTTAATTTTATTTTATCAGGGCTGTTACGTTTATTTTTTGTAGTACTATAAAAATGTCTATTATTAGATTCAGAAAACAAACGTATTATTTCTCTTTTTTCTTTCGCCATAATTTGATTGCTCTTTATATGTTATTTATTTTTAATGTGCGAATAAGATGATAAAAAATTTTCAATTCCTAATTTATCAATTAATCGCATAGCTTTGGTGGATATCTTTAATTTTAGAAAAGATTTTTTGCTTACTATCCAAAAACGATGCGTCTGAATATTTGGTGCAAACCAACGTTTGGTAGCATTCATTGCATGAGAACGTTTATGTCCTTTCATTGGTTTTTTTCCTGTAATTTGGCATGTGCGCATAATGTGTATTAAACCTGTTTGCGTTGGCAAAATACATACAC
This sequence is a window from Candidatus Blochmannia ocreatus. Protein-coding genes within it:
- the waaA gene encoding lipid IV(A) 3-deoxy-D-manno-octulosonic acid transferase, coding for MYTIYIVIYRVILYVIQPLIWISLLWYCIRFPYYRKNWLERYGFLNKKRVKPNGIILHAVSLGETLAAVPLVKILQKHYPGVNITLTAMTPTGIELAKSIFKKNVICSYLPYDLPGSVNRFVSRVQPKLVIVMETELWPNLINILYKRDIPFIIVNARLSCRSFKRYKKCGYFISLLMKRVTLVAAQNIENASRFLQLGMKKDRLFITGNLKFDIEISYDLLKKISVLKKTWVKTRRVWIAGSTHSGEEIVLLQAHKILLKSFPDLLLIIAPRHLERTFSVKSITECAGFSYIMSSDKIDPSAEIQVVINDVVGELMLLYGISDIAFVGGSLVRHGGHNPLEPAAHSIPVIMGPYTFNFYDICMKLHESNGLITIFDDKSLASVITQLLIDGQARRNYGDRAFKVLKCNQGVLKNLLYLLNRYLLV
- the coaD gene encoding pantetheine-phosphate adenylyltransferase, which produces MILKAIYPGTFDPLTYGHLDIITRARKIFSKIFLAVAENPQKRPLFSLKDRVMLAEKATSIFSNVVVFGFNDLTINIMRERQIKFIIRGLRTVADFEYERQLVSINNHLNSEIETVFMMSTGIWGGLSSKLIKEIAQCGGELKNFIPEVILEKVLERLKNAPIHAG
- the rpmG gene encoding 50S ribosomal protein L33 — protein: MAKEKREIIRLFSESNNRHFYSTTKNKRNSPDKIKLKKFDPILRKHILYVERKTSK
- the rpmB gene encoding 50S ribosomal protein L28, which translates into the protein MRTCQITGKKPMKGHKRSHAMNATKRWFAPNIQTHRFWIVSKKSFLKLKISTKAMRLIDKLGIENFLSSYSHIKNK